The Cucumis melo cultivar AY chromosome 5, USDA_Cmelo_AY_1.0, whole genome shotgun sequence genome has a segment encoding these proteins:
- the LOC103492920 gene encoding auxin-responsive protein IAA33, producing the protein MNATQSPAAAAAAEYFKMARWAERRVGPPQQAEEDFSAVIPPVTVVLEGRAICQRISLHKHGSYESLAKALRRMFVDDDDEGEESGERRLDLTNAVPGYIVAYEDIENDLLLAGDLNWNDFVRVAKRIRILPVKANSRRGRAN; encoded by the exons ATGAATGCAACTCAGTCCCCTGCTGCCGCTGCCGCTGCGGAGTATTTCAAGATGGCGCGATGGGCAGAGAGGAGAGTAGGTCCGCCGCAGCAGGCGGAGGAGGATTTTTCGGCGGTGATTCCGCCGGTGACGGTGGTGTTAGAAGGGAGAGCGATCTGTCAGCGGATCAGCCTCCACAAACATGGAAGCTACGAGAGCTTGGCGAAGGCTTTGAGACGGATGTTCGTGGACGACGACGACGAAGGTGAAGAGTCCGGGGAGCGGCGGCTGGACCTGACGAACGCGGTGCCGGGATATATCGTTGCTTATGAGGATATTGAAAATGATCTTCTTCTTGCTGGTGATCTCAATTGGAA TGATTTTGTGCGAGTGGCGAAGAGAATTCGAATACTGCCGGTAAAAGCAAATTCAAGGAGGGGAAGagcaaattaa